The genomic region aggaatgaatgttctcctgtgtcaggaatgttctcctgtatcaggaatgttctcctgtgtcaggaatgttctcctgtatcaggaatgaatgttctcctgtgtcaggaatgttctcctgtatcaggaatgttctcctgtgtcaggaatgttctcctgtatcaggaatgaatgttctcctgtgtcaggaatgttctcctgtatcaggaatgttctcctgtgtaaggaatgttctcctgtatcaggaatgaatgttctcctgtgtcaggaatgttctcctgtatcaggaatgttctcctgtgtcaggaatgttctcctgtatcaggaatgaatgttctcctgtgtcaggaatgttctcctgtatcaggaatgttctcctgtgtaaggaatgttctcctgtatcaggaatgaatgttctcctgtgtcaggaatgttctcctgtatcaggaatgttctcctgtgtaaggaatgttctcctgtatcaggaatgaatgttctcctgtgtcaggaatgttctcctgtatctgtccttgtgagctgaagcagtctgttggagaacgtgctccgctgtccctgcagtagaaggtggagagggtggtccgggttctccaTTATGGACAAACATTTCTTcggtgtcctcctctccaccatctGTTCCAGGAAAGTCCTGTTCTGCTGCACACATCAAAGGatccaagtttcctcaagaGGTGTGTTGTGTGGAGGAGACAGATGAGGGCTGTAAACTAAACCTATTGACCTATCGTTGGCCCTCTCCAGGGAGCCCCCTGCTCGTCTCCCTCCAACCTTGAAGCCGGTTATCTGCTTCATTCCGCTCCACACCTCCCTCACATTGTTCTGCTGGAGTTCGGCCTCTAGCTTCCTCCTGTAGGAGTCCTTgcactccctgagcttcaccTCCAGGTGACGCTGGACTCTCTTGAGCTCTGAACGCTGCTTTCTTCTTATTAAAGAACAGAAAGTCATTActttaagtgtctttgagtgtctagaaaagcgctatataaattcaaaatattattattattacttatctTCAGTGATCGTAATAGTGGAAATTATTTGATAGACACCATTTCTTTGTACCTTTTGGGAAGTTCCACCACAACTGCAGGCTCTCTGTGTTAATTATACATCCATTGTatgcatttaaaacaatttcatttcctaatttcttttcttctaattCCTCGTCTCGGGCCATCttagacagagaaaaaaaatgcatctcaTTGTGGGATGACtcattttccatttcattaGGATAAGTATATAAATTGTGCCTCTGCGTAAACATTTGTACCAGTTAGCACGCGGCATCGAGACgcaaagacaaaacatttattgttgTGCAAAACCTGACGGTACAAATagaaagaacaataaaacaaaaggttCGAAGGTTATAAGAAAAACATTCCAGTCTATGACATAGCAGCACATTATGGCACTCCTTAGAGCATGAATCATTATTAGATGTGTTTATATCTCTCATTCCACCACTCTCGACTACACAATCACGTCACCGTGGTTTCCAGTACGGACAAATGATTAACAAAGTCTGACTCACGTTAGACTATTTGGTCGAGGACACATGATTTGTATAACAACAGTTTGACAATTTCACGATAAAATTAAGATCTATATCCTGACTACGATCAACACTGTAATCATCCCTTAAAGCTGAAAATAAAAGGCATTTCTAACTCTGaatggctgttgttgttgttgttgtttttttagattgCACAACATCAGGCTTCAGCCTTCTGATCACGTCTGAAACCGTCTCTCCATCTAAATCTCTGCTGAAAAGAGACGTCCTCTGCTATGAAATCACACCCGGTTCAGCCATGCGGTTCAGGTTTTCACGAGCCCACTTCAGGCCAGAAGGAGGCGCGAGGAACATTCACATATTTTCCGGGCACAGAATTTCTCGACCAGCGTTTCTTTGAACGTCCCCACGACGTTCGGAGAAACCCACCGAGGTACGTGGCTATTCCCCGCGAGGCGGTATGAAAAAGTTTGTGCACAACAATGTCTTACGATCCCCGAGGAGCGTTGATGCTCGGCTGGAGCGGAAGGCGTTGTGACGGGGTcgaggtaggggggggggggtggaggaggagggggggggatcctGCAGCTCCTAGACGGCGGGATGCTCCGGGCACGAGCGATTCACCTCGAACCACTCGTCGATGCACCTGAAACCGGAAGAGGAGTGGGAGGTTAGCTGAATTACATTTAGCTGGAATaatcacaataaaagaaatctcTATTCTTTTTATCCAATTGTCTCTTATTTGATACATGATCTAATTACCTTGatggcaatgtgtgtgtttgccatcaAGGTAGTTGCATTCACAAGTTGATATTAGTGGTATTATAGTTGTGACCTCTTGCTGCGCCTATTTCtttttaagatatatatatatatatatgtatatatatatatatataaatatatatatatgtataaatataaaaatatatatttatttatatatatatatatatatttattcatacatataaatatatatatatatgtataaatataaaaatatatatttatatatatatatatttattcatacatataaatatatatatataaataaatatatatataaataataaatatatataaaaatatatatatattggctcCCTCCAAAAGGGAACAAAACGCCCTTTGAAGCTGACTAACTAGCCGTTTACCAGAAGGTGGTGCAAGCTTCATATTCAGCATGCAGACGAGAGGGTGGTGTCAATCCTCTCTTGTTACTCACAGCAAAACAGTGCAGTAACAAGAGAAagttattataaaaaatgtctCATTCAACAttttggttgtacttagctccgccctcttttGGTTactaaaaccaagatggcgaggGCCCTAAAATGTCAAATTCAAGGCCCCAAAGTTACTCCACGGTGAATACGTGTACtttttacatacatacagttaTTGCATCGCTATTGACAAGCTAGTAACATCTGTATTACAGGAATAATTTGACAGTGTGAGATATATATacgcttgtttttctttctctcaaaaAGAAGACCGATGTCTGATGTTTCTATTCTAAAAATGAAGCTTTAGTTTGCTTTTGGAAGTCCTGACTGTTTACACTGGGTGCATTTTGTGCATTTCCTCAAACTATTTCCAACCACAATCTgtttattgatgtgtgtgtgtgtgtgtgtgtgtgtgtgtgtgtgtgtgtgttagttaccCTTTGTGGTAGATACAGAGGCAGGGCAGCCTGGCAATGGTGTCTCCCTGCTCCAGCTCATCTAAACAGATGGCACATTCCCCAGAGTCTCTGGACAGGATGTCCTCTAAGAAAGATAATATGAGACAAACTGAGGGAAGAGTCGTCTTCGCACACCAAAACCCGTGCGTCAGATGTTCAGCGCAGTCACCGAATCCTGCGCAAACCATCCGTTCAACCCGTGGTACCAGAATCCCAGATGAGAACCTGGGTGTCCCTCTTCAGAAAGTCCAGCCCGTCTCCAGTGGGGGAGTAGCTTGTGTTACTTGGAACATAGTTTTAGTTTGTGCTATCCTCTTTATACAACTGCTCGGTGGCACATTTCAATGACAGGTATGATTTAGTGTGGCATGTTTGCCTGTATTTTAAACCGCGACGGGGCTCCGAGCGTCAAACACCTGAGGCGAAGGAGTAACTAGTAACTCTTTGTGGATTTCTATGTGCTCATTTCATAAAAATGAATCCTGCACGACAGGTAAGATGAGACTCTAGTGAAAAATGTGCATTGTTTGAGAGGGAATGATAATGGGACGACTGCACCGGCGCACACCGAGCAGTCTGTGAACTGCATGCACTGTGCATGTGTCAGTGTTTGcctttttcctgtgtgtgtgtgtgtgtgtgtgtgtgtgttaccggcaggaagtcaaacacagtccacacaaatacatataggCGGCTGCATATCGGCATGGACCACATTGCGTAACGTCCAGTACGGGTGTATCTCTGTGGCTAATGAGTTCCTCTGCAGTCTATCTACGAATCCTTTTAATGCgagacttatatatatatatattatatatattaattcatGATCATCCTCGCGATCCAGTTGCAGAAACAATACGACTCAGCATTGTGACTATAAGGAAGGGAACAGAGCGAATGTTTGTACTGCATTCAAGTACAACTTtgatgtacttgtactggaTGACCTCCACTCTACCTTATACTTCTACCATCTATCTTTTTACATTAAGCTACTGCGACTTCTATTTCAGTAAAGCATCTGATCTACACCAGCATTCACCATTGTTCAGTTTGGCCGCATTCTTCTCGCGCGTCTATTTTGAACAAAAATTAACAAAAACCCGAACAATAACAGATTAACGTGTAAGCTGCGGGCCCGAAACCCTCTTTGTActttcacccccccctcctTACTGTTGTAGGTGAGCCGCGTTTTGCTGAAACACATGAGCAGGTGCTTCTCTATTTCGTCCGAGGCCATAAACTTGGAGCAAACGGGACAGTGGAAGCCTgcggaagaaaagaaaaaaaaacacaaaaagggaagaacATGAGGTGccaacttctctctctcattactTTTTATTGATATGTAGACAACAGAGGGCGCGGGGGACAGCCGTCATGAGTTTGATCTCGCGTAGACCCGCATGGTGTCTCGCTCTCTGTCGGCTGTAAACAACTTTATGCACCGCGTGTATGAAATGTACAAAGTCGGTTATAaatcccccccccgcccctgtGCATCTCCTCAGCTGCATAAATATTGATACGCCACGCGGGCCCGCTTGACCCGCTTGACCCGGCGTTCTGTCTCGCATTATAACACCTTTCGGTCGAGAGGGTGACAACAAATGCTGTATATGTGCGGTCGGTGATTATCTCCGCGTCTGGTGTGCAGCCTCGTGTTGTGCGTGGTGTCATGTGTTTGTGAAGCAGGGTAATCTTGTGGGCGCACGATGTCAGGCCTGCAGGGGAAACAATCACATGGACTTGAGGAGCAGAGGTTATTAAAGTGGTTATAGGACGTCCTCATCTGGGAATTTAcaggaaattattatttttttattgaccCACGttatgaaggaggaggaaattGAGCTCCAACGTCAATAAGGATTCAGgaaacacactgtaaaatggagctttttttttcttcttccaatgacagtccttttttgttttttgttttgttgacaacCGACCGGTTGACAAACTTGCACATTCaggaagtgtttgtgtgcacgtgtcaGACTATGTGTAACCAGCAGGAAGCTCTTCTCCGCTGACCTACATAATGCACTCTTCCTTCTCAGTCGGAGAGAAAAACACCGGCCATGTTTAGAGGCGAGAGGAGACAGTGAAGTGCGGCGCAGCCACCTGTGGCTACAATAAAAGTGCTAAACAAAGGGCTCAGTCAGTCATCAGACTGCTATTACCATACGCCAGGTGTTATGTGTCTGAATGGAAAAATACTAAGCGACTTTGACAGTAATGGGCAGCCTATAGCTTATCATATCTTCAACATGAGCTGACATGTTGACTCTAAACGGTACCGGGGTGTCATAAGCACAGTAATAACACCAGAAATGTTACAGTTATGCCACGTGAGATGAAACAATGTCCCTCGGGATAAGATAAGGACACTCAACAGTGTACTAAAAAccacaaacaataacaattattgttatttttaagtTCTTAAAAAAAGGGCACAGAGCAATAACAGATTACTGGTTTGCATATGACTGACTTCTTTCCATATGTGTTATGAAGTTACTGTTAACGATCTTACCTCCCAGCAGGTGAGGGGACAGGTGGGCCGGAAGGGACCCGATGAGCAACCGGTGGCCCTCAGGTGGCAGCTCGCTCTCCTCGTCACCGTCCGTGCCATCGAGGCTCTGATTCAGTACGTGTGAGCCTGACCTGCTGCCAGCCGGTATACTGAGACCCGAGCTGGTTGGCCCTCCACCAGTGTAACGGATCCGGGGGCCATCTGGTCCATTGGTGTACCTAAACCCCGCAATCCGTCCCCCTCCGCTGGAGTTTCCAGATGGGAGATCGGAGCTGGAATAAGCCCGAGTTCTGCCATCAAACACGGGGCTGCTCTGTTTGGCCCCCATGCTGCCTcgagtctttgtgtgtgtgtgtgtgtgtgtgtgtgtgtgtgtgtatatgtgtgtttaaagtATTTAGCCACGACACATGGTTTCAGTGAGTTCTGAAAAAAACCTGACACCAACAAAGGAAGCGAAGCCTAACACGCGAACgacatcaataacaacaacaacaacgacggcGAGGTGATCCAACATCCTAAAGTTGTCATGGTGCGTAAAGTGCGCACTTTCTGAAGCGTAACATCATGTCCaaatggttgtttgtttttgttgtttttttcttggcaGAGcccttccccttttttttgtttgaaaaaaataaaaaatataaaagtaaaaaatctcTTCAGATAAAAGTCGTGCGTTTCTCCACCTCGGGCGAGGACATTGGCGCAAGTGTTGCCTCGCAGCGCGTCCGGTgcacgttttttgttgttttttgtgctcAACTGTGTTGCCGtctggaaagaaaaataaaagcagggattgccctcctcctcctcctcctcctcctcctctctgcgaGGCGGCGACGTCAAACTACCCATGAGTTCACCATGAcaccgccttcaaaataaaagtcgtGAACGCACCTTTTACAGAACCGGAAGTCACTGTAGTAGAGAATTGGACTAAGGCTGTATGTAGCCACTGCAGTTGTGTAAAGTAATTAAGTGATTGTACTAAAGTATTACTATTTTGAGGTATTCATACTTTTACTTAATAAACGGATCAGAAGACTTCTTCCCCCCCACAGATTATTGGATCATCGTATTGGTGCATTAACAAAAGATACTTAAATAATGCAGTTGgtaggtggagctcattttaactGCTTCATACACTTCTGCGTGGTTTAatccatatactgtatatgaggAGGATTGATCTGTAAAAGTGCATCATATTTTAAATCTTAATATGCAATGTAACTATCGCAAAAGCAGAAAGAAGTACATAAACCTCAAAAACGGACATCttttttgtgattttcttttacattgaAGGTCAAGACACCGCTTCCGGTCTGCAGTGGCATCCTCATTGTTTCAGCTTCACGCCCCCCGTCAGGTGGCACGTGACGTCAATCCCAGTAACACCAGCGGGCCGTGCTGTTGGCGGCAGGTCACCAGTCCACTCTTTTGACATGGAGAGAAAAACCtccttgtttgttgtttttgtgttgcattaacgtaaacaagagaagaaacaacaacacgaTACGAACGCCGTTCACGCGGGTTTATTGAACAATTTAACACACACCGGAGGACCCACAGAAGATACACTGCATGAGACACATTCAAACAGgcaataaaaagacacacatttacaaGCCAAAGTAAACAGGCTAAAGATAAAAACCTCTGAAACAGTCTCGCTTGTGGGTGGTTGAAGGCCTGAAGCATTGCAGTGCACTGGATGTGacagacaacaacacactgtGAGATTAGCAGGCGAAAAGGGGTGTCCGTCAGTAAATATCTCCTCTCCCACCCCCCTGTCATACCAATCAGGGATTTGGGtgtatatttaatatgaatgttttgtttttttgtggttaaGGGGATAAAAACTCGAGTTCTTTTTTTCTAGATTTAGGGTATCTCATCGAATTGTGCTGAGAAAAGAGGACGAAACTGCCGAAAACCACCGACAACCAGGACGACTATACGGGACAGAAGAACGAAGGTGTCACGTGACGGCGAGACACCCCAAATGGAGAAGGGCTTATAAGCTGCAGCACGGGCCTTTTGTTTTGATGGTCACGTGACAGTAACATTgatttggaaagaaaaagaaaaaaaaacgacctCATGACGTTTAACTTTCTTTGAGGTGCACTACCTTAGAAACATTAAGAAACACACCTCTAGAAATGAGCCATGCTACCGTGAAGCTGCACACTTTGATTTCCACACgaggtgtaaaaaaacaaacaaaaaaaacacaacgctTTCGATTATAACCTAGAGACAAAGACTATTTTAACCGTGTGTTTGAAACCGGATAGCTCCGAGAGCTTCCCCCCCATCTGACTCTATGTCTCGGCTCCCTCCCCGTTCCCCTCCGTGAAAGTGGAAAAAACGTTacgcctccttccctccttccttccctcctccttccctccttccttccctccttccttccctccttttaTCTGCAACACTCCAGTCGCCTCAAGCGGCCACAAACCGTCAGCTTTCAcccatttgtatttaaactataGCTCTGGGGCATCCTCTGTGTCAACTGACAGGCAGAGAAAGTAGGTTATCCGTCACATTCATCTCCTAAGCCacagggtggggtggggggtgtggggggggggtggggggggggaggaatgtGTGCATTGCGGTAACAGCTGACTGTTTTTCTGCATAACAAagccagctgaggctgatgtaATATTGCTGCTTAACTAACCAGATAGTGAATGATTACGATAGTTGCTCATGTAgccccaatgtgtgtgtgtgtgtgtgtgtgcgtgtgtgtgtgcgtgtgtgcgtgtgttggaggggggcgggggaggggcaGGGGTCAACAGAGTGCACTCTTTGGGAAGCAAAAGCCACTGAGACATTCAAGAACATGGCGGTGCATTGGTTAGCGAGTTGgccgtaagtgtgtgtgtttgggtcgATTCGTCGATGAGCCGCTCGCCCCCACAGCCGCAGGCCTCTTcttggggggttgggggggggggggggggaatcactGTTGGCTGACCCCCATCTGCTGGTGGTCTGGCCCCGGTTCCCCCTCCATGTCAGCGTGGTAATGCTCGAAACTGTCGTCTTCTATGTCGGGCAGACCCAGCAgctgacggggggggggggggagcaggttGAGTTATACAGGTTGTAAcatgaagacgtgtgtgtgtgtgttcagtgtgtgtgtaaaacacaaGTGCTTTCACTTTTAGGGATGTCTTGTTTATTAACGTTAACATTCGGTGGCGGGTAGAACGTGATCCACGGCCTGGTGTTCATTGTATTTTCACTTACTTTCTTATACCAAGCCCTTAAAATACCCTTAACTAATTCTTTCTTTACCCCTGAAAACGCATCAAAGACCTTTTGGGAATACTTATTATTAAAAAgtatacattaatataaatgataTGTGACAATCCACTAATTtcttcattcattattcattgaAGATGCCCTTAACAATTACCTTATACACATAATTAATGTTCGCTGATTCCATGGAATTTTTGGGTAATGTAAAAATAAGTTTATagtgatttttttaaagatctttaATTAGTGTGGTTTTCATTCTTCCATTTCTATTTacgagaaaagaagaaaaaaatagcttgtggaaaaaaaatgtcaagcGGTGCAAATCACTCCTTAAACGTGAGAttgcatgaaaataaaagtactcTCACATGTGAAAAAGCAAGAATATTCTTATGTTCTATAATCTGCTTGTTGTTTTGTAACATTTGCCAATAAGCAAAgataacataaaaaaatgtcataactCCGGGTGGAGTTGTTCGTACCGGAGAGAGAACAGAACGTATCGGGGGTTGTGACggagtgtgtgatgtgtgtgtgtgtgtgtgtgtgtgtgtgtgtgtgtgcgtgtgtgtgtggaaaatgaCAGTTTGTTCCCTTACAGGCCTGAAGGACGTGAAGACCTTCTCCAGCACCTCCAGCAGGGTCTTCTTCCCACAGGAGGAGATGTAGTCCTGGGCCAACTGGAGGAAGGGAAGGCAGTCCTCGCTCTCGCTCCACAcgtgctgcagacacacacacacacacaaaaaaaaaaaagaaaaaaaaaaggtgaggtAACGTGACGAAAACATTGCAACGCTTTTAACCAACgagaataaaaaatataaactatTGCCATGCTTCCTGAATGTAGTGAACCAACTTGCAGGAATTAAACCTGTAAATATGTAAAGTCAGAAGCAATGCTATCCAGACAAAAAAAGTAGAGCAAAGAAATTAAaccaaataatataatatataataatacaaaataatatatattatatatattatatattatatattatattatatataatatatatattatattatatattatattatattatatatacaatataatatatcatacttatatatatatatatattatatattatccttatgtattatattatataatatataatatatcatacttatatatatatcatacttATATcatacttttttatatatatatatatatatatatatatatatatatatatatatatatatatatatatatatagccctcCCCCTGAACCAATGGCTAATAATGAATTCCTTTCCAGTTTCCATTAGGCTCAGTTGTTACAAGGAAAtgcataatttatttattataacattACCATTGCTTTAAATGTTTGGGTCGTCTCACCACTGCAGCCACTTGGTGCACGTGGAAATGCATCAGTGTTGTTCGGGTACTTTTTGTTTCAGGACTCTGTGTGCCTCGATGTAAAGTGTAAACCTCCTTTATGCCCATCAGATGAACATCTATTCAAATGCACTTCTAAAGG from Cyclopterus lumpus isolate fCycLum1 chromosome 11, fCycLum1.pri, whole genome shotgun sequence harbors:
- the mturn gene encoding maturin, translating into MEFKHLVEAAEKWCSGNPFDLIFAEEDDERRLDFYAEPGVSFYVLCPGGTDSFHVWSESEDCLPFLQLAQDYISSCGKKTLLEVLEKVFTSFRPLLGLPDIEDDSFEHYHADMEGEPGPDHQQMGVSQQ
- the LOC117739143 gene encoding E3 ubiquitin-protein ligase ZNRF2-like, coding for MGAKQSSPVFDGRTRAYSSSDLPSGNSSGGGRIAGFRYTNGPDGPRIRYTGGGPTSSGLSIPAGSRSGSHVLNQSLDGTDGDEESELPPEGHRLLIGSLPAHLSPHLLGGFHCPVCSKFMASDEIEKHLLMCFSKTRLTYNKDILSRDSGECAICLDELEQGDTIARLPCLCIYHKGCIDEWFEVNRSCPEHPAV